Proteins from one Cystobacter fuscus DSM 2262 genomic window:
- a CDS encoding c-type cytochrome — MNARKTPGIAALGALGLLSLGAASAKDASTPGTSPAPATHQVPRSAEGNVVIALCDGETTLEVKGVKDPAQIDKKQAQAISDQLMAEWYRKNPQANWDPVPPRVALAQPPTPPPAAKADVKKQGESAASDAAGVAKQKGDQEQAGHTYGAFSARDEALWKASAEQMVKEGHRVFHDSKELGSTVAISCDMCHPDGANTHPETYPKYQVQLGRVALLRDMVNWCIENPVRGKALAEDDPRMKAMEAYIFAQRKGVKLEYGKH, encoded by the coding sequence ATGAACGCACGCAAGACACCCGGCATCGCGGCGCTCGGCGCCCTCGGTCTGCTGTCGCTCGGAGCCGCGTCCGCGAAGGACGCGTCCACTCCGGGCACCTCCCCCGCTCCCGCGACGCATCAGGTTCCCCGCTCGGCGGAGGGCAACGTGGTGATCGCCCTGTGCGACGGCGAGACGACGCTCGAGGTCAAGGGCGTGAAGGACCCCGCGCAAATCGACAAGAAGCAGGCCCAGGCCATCTCCGACCAGCTCATGGCGGAGTGGTATCGCAAGAACCCCCAGGCGAACTGGGATCCGGTGCCCCCTCGCGTGGCCCTGGCCCAGCCGCCCACGCCTCCGCCGGCCGCCAAGGCGGACGTGAAGAAGCAGGGGGAGAGTGCCGCCTCCGACGCGGCAGGGGTCGCGAAGCAGAAGGGCGACCAGGAACAGGCGGGCCATACGTATGGGGCCTTCAGCGCCCGGGACGAGGCGTTGTGGAAGGCCTCGGCCGAGCAGATGGTGAAGGAAGGGCACCGGGTGTTCCATGACTCCAAGGAGCTGGGCAGCACCGTGGCCATCTCCTGCGACATGTGCCACCCGGACGGGGCGAACACGCACCCGGAGACCTATCCGAAGTACCAGGTGCAGCTCGGCCGCGTGGCGCTGCTGCGCGACATGGTGAACTGGTGCATCGAGAACCCCGTGCGTGGCAAGGCGCTCGCCGAGGATGACCCGAGGATGAAGGCCATGGAGGCCTATATCTTCGCCCAGCGCAAGGGCGTGAAGCTGGAGTACGGCAAGCACTGA
- a CDS encoding metallophosphoesterase family protein: MKHIKSIETKHHEERDAFFEGLRRLDRRGFMKLAGLSAGIVAAKSLITPHSFQLVSVADAAPSARPRFTFAYISDTHLYKKELNDRFVRSILRAVDDVNRLDPQPDFVLFGGDLAQLGKKEELDLGRELLKSVKAPVRMMVGEHDWFLDMGEHWRTNFGEPQYSFDHKGVHFVTLMSVNEKDFWTERGMTPEERMQTVAGLDNGVQSRFEVGAAGREWLKQDLAKVDKKTPLIIFSHSPLYKYYRPWNFWTEDADEIQALLRPFENVTVIHGHTHQMLSNQIGNIQFHGMLSTAWPWPYAPEGLPSLTVQMNRADPFSNFDGCGDGRFDVTAEGLADKLYNLWDRDPVTVRSSYLASKGKKDRPAATKLPSY, translated from the coding sequence ATGAAGCACATCAAGAGCATCGAGACGAAACACCACGAGGAGCGCGACGCCTTCTTCGAGGGCCTGCGCCGGTTGGATCGCCGCGGCTTCATGAAGCTCGCGGGCCTGTCCGCGGGCATCGTGGCCGCCAAGAGCCTCATCACCCCGCACAGCTTCCAGCTCGTCAGCGTGGCCGACGCCGCCCCTTCGGCCCGCCCCCGCTTCACCTTCGCGTACATCTCCGACACACACCTGTACAAGAAGGAGCTCAACGATCGCTTCGTGCGCTCCATCCTGCGCGCGGTGGATGACGTGAACCGGTTGGATCCCCAGCCGGACTTCGTCCTCTTCGGCGGCGACCTGGCGCAACTGGGCAAGAAGGAGGAGCTCGACCTGGGCCGGGAGCTCCTCAAGTCGGTCAAGGCGCCCGTGCGCATGATGGTGGGCGAGCACGACTGGTTCCTCGACATGGGCGAGCACTGGCGCACCAACTTCGGCGAGCCCCAGTACTCGTTCGATCACAAGGGCGTGCACTTCGTCACGCTCATGAGCGTGAACGAGAAGGACTTCTGGACCGAGCGCGGCATGACGCCCGAGGAGCGCATGCAGACGGTGGCGGGGCTCGACAACGGCGTGCAGTCGCGCTTCGAGGTGGGCGCGGCGGGCCGCGAGTGGCTCAAGCAGGACCTGGCCAAGGTCGACAAGAAGACGCCCCTCATCATCTTCAGCCATTCGCCGCTCTACAAATACTACCGGCCGTGGAACTTCTGGACCGAGGACGCGGACGAGATCCAGGCGCTGCTCAGGCCCTTCGAGAACGTGACGGTCATCCACGGCCACACGCACCAGATGCTCAGCAACCAGATCGGCAACATCCAGTTCCACGGGATGCTGTCCACCGCGTGGCCGTGGCCCTACGCCCCCGAGGGGCTGCCCTCGCTCACGGTGCAGATGAACCGCGCGGATCCCTTCAGCAATTTCGACGGGTGCGGCGACGGCCGCTTCGACGTGACCGCCGAGGGGCTGGCGGACAAGCTCTACAACCTCTGGGACCGGGATCCCGTCACGGTCCGCTCCAGCTACCTCGCGTCCAAGGGCAAGAAGGACCGCCCGGCCGCGACGAAACTGCCGTCCTACTAG
- a CDS encoding DUSAM domain-containing protein, whose amino-acid sequence MTDEERLVWRRFEQLEQRVLEQGEALELSDETRALLSGGARLVTISTGDIEDALRGVSTATTLLREIGRRIRDGSLRLGKVDSQVDALRDKGDFAGARKVIEDALAAEVVSHYREQLEIRLDYLATFETIFLTGQVEQDFHPWGQIRALALRVQQGQSLELRDDLRDFLRRTAPIVAISETETEESLRTVGGTEALLAVMLKRMDDGKQRLSQALHRMIRCQEAGDLEGARHQLRAVLAVEIVPQYRRMAEENLRSLDELPSAS is encoded by the coding sequence ATGACCGACGAGGAACGGCTTGTCTGGCGACGATTCGAGCAACTGGAGCAGCGAGTACTGGAGCAGGGAGAGGCGCTCGAGCTGAGTGACGAAACCCGCGCCCTGCTGAGCGGAGGCGCCCGACTCGTGACGATCAGCACCGGGGACATCGAAGACGCCCTGCGCGGTGTCTCGACAGCGACCACCCTCCTGCGGGAGATCGGTCGTCGTATCCGGGACGGCTCCCTGCGCTTGGGGAAGGTGGATTCCCAAGTCGATGCCCTGCGCGACAAGGGCGACTTCGCTGGCGCGCGGAAGGTGATCGAAGATGCCCTCGCAGCCGAGGTCGTTTCTCACTACCGGGAGCAGCTCGAGATCCGACTCGACTATCTGGCAACATTCGAGACGATCTTCCTGACCGGGCAGGTCGAACAGGACTTTCACCCATGGGGGCAGATCCGAGCCCTGGCTCTCCGGGTTCAACAGGGCCAATCGCTGGAACTCCGCGACGACCTGCGCGACTTCCTGCGGCGGACCGCGCCTATCGTGGCCATCAGTGAGACCGAAACCGAAGAGTCTCTCAGGACCGTGGGAGGCACCGAGGCACTCCTGGCGGTGATGTTGAAGCGCATGGACGACGGAAAGCAGCGGCTTTCACAAGCTCTTCACCGGATGATCCGTTGTCAGGAAGCAGGAGATCTCGAAGGGGCACGTCATCAACTGCGAGCGGTGCTGGCCGTGGAGATTGTCCCGCAGTACCGCCGCATGGCCGAGGAGAACCTGAGGAGCTTGGACGAACTGCCCTCGGCGTCGTGA